The following coding sequences lie in one Equus przewalskii isolate Varuska chromosome 25, EquPr2, whole genome shotgun sequence genomic window:
- the LOC103544602 gene encoding LOW QUALITY PROTEIN: disintegrin and metalloproteinase domain-containing protein 21-like (The sequence of the model RefSeq protein was modified relative to this genomic sequence to represent the inferred CDS: inserted 2 bases in 2 codons; deleted 1 base in 1 codon; substituted 1 base at 1 genomic stop codon), protein MEQVLENFSQXKRISLSQLQDDAAHIFIKNSLIIVLGIDYVAGICHPPIDCGVNNFQGDPWSLFAITVVRELGHTLGMQHDEEVCVDKVXCIMNAVRAPAERFTNCSYADFTKTTLNQGSCLHSPPSPGEVFMLKRCGNSVVEGEEECDCGSIKQCEQDPCCLLNCALRPGXACAFGLCCQDCKCMPSGELCRHQVNECDLPEWCNGTSHQCPEDGYVQDGIPCSDSAYCYQKRCNNHDEQCREIFGEGAQSASQNCYKEINSQGSHFGHCGVNGTTYLKCNTSDIFCGRVQCENVGDIPHLRDHSALRHSHINGVTCWSIGYHSGMDMPDVGEVKDGTMCGPGKICIRKKCVSLSLLSQVCLPETCNMKGICNNKHHCHCTYGWSPPYCLHRGYGSSVDSGPASVRRGVFLPLIVILSLSVFLLLLTALFMHHRKHFGPKETKAHSSG, encoded by the exons ATGGAACAGGTTCTGGAGAATTTCTCTCAGTAGAAACGAATCAGTCTTTCCCAGCTACAGGATGATGCTGcacatattttcataaaaaattcaCTTATAATTGTACTTGGTATAGACTATGTTGCAGGAATATGTCATCCTCCTATTGATTGTGGCGTTAATAATTTCCAAGGAGACCCCTGGTCTCTTTTTGCCATCACAGTGGTCCGTGAGTTAGGTCATACTTTGGGTATGCAACACGATGAAGAAGTCTGTGTGGACAAGG GTTGCATCATGAATGCTGTCAGAGCGCCTGCGGAGAGATTCACCAATTGTAGTTATGCAGATTTTACAAAGACCACTTTAAACCAGGGATCATGTCTGCACAGTCCTCCAAGTCCAGGGGAAGTCTTTATGCTGAAGCGCTGTGGGAACAGCGTGGTTGAAGGAGAAGAGGAATGTGACTGTGGATCTATAAAGCAGTGTGAGCAAGATCCCTGTTGCCTGTTGAACTGCGCTCTGAGGCCTG CTGCTTGTGCTTTTGGGCTTTGTTGCCAAGACTGCAAGTGCATGCCATCAGGGGAACTCTGTAGACATCAGGTCAACGAATGCGACCTTCCAGAGTGGTGTAATGGGACATCCCATCAGTGCCCAGAAGATGGATATGTGCAGGATGGGATTCCTTGTAGTGACAGTGCTTACTGTTATCAAAAGAGATGTAACAACCATGATGAGCAGTGCAGGGAGATTTTTGGTGAAGGTGCACAGAGTGCATCTCAGAATtgctataaagaa atcaacTCGCAGGGAAGCCATTTTGGCCACTGTGGTGTAAATGGCACGACATACCTAAAATGTAATACCTCAGATATCTTTTGTGGGAGAGTTCAATGTGAGAATGTGGGAGATATTCCCCACCTGAGAGATCACTCTGCTTTGCGGCACAGTCACATCAATGGTGTCACCTGCTGGAGTATTGGCTACCATTCAGGGATGGACATGCCAGATGTTGGTGAAGTGAAAGATGGCACCATGTGTGGTCCAGGAAAGATCTGCATACGCAAGAAGTGTGTCAGTCTGTCTCTCCTGTCACAAGTCTGCCTGCCTGAGACCTGCAACATGAAAGGGATCTGCAATAATAAACATCACTGCCATTGCACCTATGGGTGGTCCCCACCCTACTGCCTGCACAGAGGCTATGGAAGTAGTGTTGACAGTGGCCCAGCATCTGTCAGAAGAGGAGTTTTCTTGCCACTCATTGTGATTCttagtttgtctgtttttcttttactgttgaCTGCTTTATTTATGCACCATAGAAAACACTTTGGTCCCAAGGAGACTAAGGCTCACTCTTCAGGATAA